The genomic window GCAGAGGTTATCGCGTTGTCGCCGAAGACTCTAATGGCGACGAACCGATTCGTCTGTGAGATCTGCAACAAAGGATTTCAGCGTGACCAGAATCTTCAACTCCACCGTCGCGGCCATAACCTTCCTTGGAAGCTCCGACAGCGATCGAGCAAAGAAGTACGCAAGCGAGTCTACGTCTGCCCTGAGCCTTCGTGTGTTCATAACGATCCTTCGAGAGCTCTGGGTGATCTCACGGGAATTAAAAAGCATTACTGTCGGAAACACGGTGAGAAGAAATGGAAATGCGATAAGTGTTCGAAGAAATATGCAGTTCAGTCCGATTGGAAAGCCCATTTGAAGACTTGTGGAACCAGAGAGTATAGATGCGATTGCGGAACCTTATTTTCAAGGTCTTTTAACTTTTTCCAATTAATTAATCATTTTCAGTTCATTGATTCATTCATTCCCTTTTCTGGTTTGGCTTTAAATTAGTGTTTTTCCTTCTCTGTTGGGATTGGTGgtgatgttttctttttctgtttattgAAGGAGGGATAGCTTCATCACTCACAGGGCTTTCTGCGATGCCTTAGCTGAGGAAAGCGCGAAAGCTCACCCAGTTGTGAATTCGAACTCAGAAGATGACTCCAAGAGTCAAATCGTTGTTGCCTCTTTGCCGCCACCGCCGCCTGCTGCTCCTCCACCTTCGTCTACTGTCGTTTCTGAGGTTTTGCAGATTCAAAATCCAGGTAAACGAAGGTCAAGAAAGCGAAATTTCAAAATGTTTCTGTTGTGTTTTTTGTTCGATCTGTTTCTCAGTTCCtgttaaaataaagtaaaatacaAAAATTCCTCTCAAAGTCTTTcgatttttttcatctttttgtcGGTATATTGATCTTGTTTTATATGGAGATCTCTGTTAACTTggattactctctctctcttcacacacacacacaccacacGCCACGTACCGGGGTTTCccagaaatctctctctctctcactctgtCTCTCTCCACACTTTATTTTGGGGGTTGTTTCTATTAAAGCTCTGATAGAAACTTTCTGGAGGCTTTCGTGTTTGAGACGGAGATTCAATCTCTGCAATCGATAAAGAAACCCATAAGCAAGAAAGCAAGAGTgttgggaggggaggggggctGTGTTGTGTGGGTGATTGAGAGAAAGGAGTACAGTACACATGATTGCCTTTATTTCCATTCAAAGAAAAAGATCCAGAAAAGAATTAGCAGAAAAGCTTACTTTTCTtccctccttttctttctttttctgttttggttAATCCATTAATGTCTCACACTTTGATTCTCCATTTTTGGGATTTTAGGTTTTACAGATTTGCCCGAAAATTCAAGCCTTCCCGGAAATTCAAATAGAATCATTAACCACATCCCTCCGTCTACCTGCTTAAACGGGAGCATTGGCAGTGGCAATGGCGGTAGtagtagtagcagcagcagcatctCCAGCGGTAGTAATGGCAGTACTACCACGAGTGTATTGGCAAGTCTATTCGCATCATCGTCAGCTGCAGGAACCTTGCAGGCAGATTTAATATGCGCCATGGCACGATCGGAGCGCTCCACAGCGCTAGCGACGGTCTCAGCCGCAGAGCCCACTTCTCTCTGCCTATCTTCTACCGGTGGCGCTTCCGCAATCTTCGGTACATCAGTGGGAACAGAACACCGGCATTATGCTGTGCCCTCTTCTCCAGCGTTGTCGGCTACGGCATTACTTCAGAAGGCGGCGCAAATGGGGGCAGCCGCCACTAGTTCGTCGTTTCTGCGTGGGTTAGGGTTGACCTCGTCGTCTTCCTCTGGGCAACAAGACGGGTTGCAGTGGAGTAGTGGACGCTTTGAATCGGAGCCCGGGAGCTCGATGTCGACGATGACGgccggtggcggtggcggtggtggtggtggtgggggccTTGGACTTGGGCTTCCATTGACGGAGTTAATGATGGGCCCATCGTCGGTCTTTGGGACAAAACCCATGACACTGGACCTTCTTGGACTGGGAattgggggtggtggtggtggtggtaatCCCACGGGAGGGTTCTCAGCTCTGATGACGTCAATGGCCGGTGGTGGACTGGACATGGCAGCTGCGGCAGCCACGTTTGGTGGAGGAGGTAGCTCGGGAGGAAAGACGTGGGGCCCTGAATCCACGGAGAGGAAGCCCAATAGGCAATAGCCCTGCCTTGTTGTAGAGTTTAGGTGTAGAGGAAGTTGAAGGGGTATACGCATTCGTATACGTATATGTACACATCTACTTATACGAtgtaaagaaggaaagaaaatctgTGTAGCTTTCTTTTTATAGAAGAGACACCGTAGGTGTAATTTGATCGATCCAATTTTAATTCTTGAAACCCT from Macadamia integrifolia cultivar HAES 741 unplaced genomic scaffold, SCU_Mint_v3 scaffold_7A, whole genome shotgun sequence includes these protein-coding regions:
- the LOC122071749 gene encoding zinc finger protein GAI-ASSOCIATED FACTOR 1-like translates to MPVELESSSAMAVSTVSGEASVSSSGNQVVPPPTATMKKKRNLPGMPDPDAEVIALSPKTLMATNRFVCEICNKGFQRDQNLQLHRRGHNLPWKLRQRSSKEVRKRVYVCPEPSCVHNDPSRALGDLTGIKKHYCRKHGEKKWKCDKCSKKYAVQSDWKAHLKTCGTREYRCDCGTLFSRRDSFITHRAFCDALAEESAKAHPVVNSNSEDDSKSQIVVASLPPPPPAAPPPSSTVVSEVLQIQNPGFTDLPENSSLPGNSNRIINHIPPSTCLNGSIGSGNGGSSSSSSSISSGSNGSTTTSVLASLFASSSAAGTLQADLICAMARSERSTALATVSAAEPTSLCLSSTGGASAIFGTSVGTEHRHYAVPSSPALSATALLQKAAQMGAAATSSSFLRGLGLTSSSSSGQQDGLQWSSGRFESEPGSSMSTMTAGGGGGGGGGGGLGLGLPLTELMMGPSSVFGTKPMTLDLLGLGIGGGGGGGNPTGGFSALMTSMAGGGLDMAAAAATFGGGGSSGGKTWGPESTERKPNRQ